Within the Periplaneta americana isolate PAMFEO1 chromosome 6, P.americana_PAMFEO1_priV1, whole genome shotgun sequence genome, the region GCAGAAGGccgtgtgcgaaaacaagacctaaatttcgaataaagtttccacAGATACCTGTGCCTTCTACCGAAACAATTAGAAGACTCgttaaaaagattaaaaaagtaGGCTCAGCGAACAATCGAAAATCAAATAGAAAACGTAGtattcttacagaagaaaaattagacgagattggtgaaagattgggggacattttcaacaacgactgtgagcatagtaagtccaaattattgaacatttattgttagtactgttaagTATTGTAGAAGTCCCGAAGAAATGGTTATATGGTCGCAGTGGGCCACGAGTCACCAGCCGTTTTCTCGCATCACGTCATAATAATATCTCTGTAAAAATCAATTTTACTGCCATCGCAAAGACAAAATCTTGTGCTGTTGATGTTTCATAACAAgtgaaacaaatgtaacattcagTCCTTCATAGTTCATTTCACTCTTaacatatgtattattatttctgaacAGAAAGACAGTAGATACATTATCAATTTATCAAATATAACGAGctgtatattacatattattaaaaaaaaagtatcacataTTTTGAATAGcttcttatattaattataccatagtacaactacaggccccgcattttttttaaatagctatCGTTAGAGAAGGATTGACAGTCCCCTTAACATCACTAAATAGGTTTTGGCTCTGAAAAGAACCAACATGAAGACTGTGATGGGGTTAATGGTAGGGCATTGTATACTTCGAAAACTTATTCATACGATCAGACTTCATAATGGAAGTAAGACGAACAGGAAGAATAAAGAGTACTGATGGTAATATTTTTTTCGCAAATGTCCCTATTCCTTCACTACAAATTTCTCTTAACACGGTAGAATTTTTCTCAGCTTAATAATACTGGCCGAGTACTGATTGCGTACCTTGTTCTACAAGAAGAGTAACTGCAAGTTCTGTACTGATTCAACCAAATAACGTAAATGTACACAATAGTGATAGTATTAAGGTTCATTACTTATTCTAATGGAAATGATCTCATGGACAGAAGacagatgacaatgatgatgagtGATTATGACGTCGACGTTTATAAATGAAGACAGTCAAAATGACTGACAGTGGTAATTACAGTCAAAAGCTGAACTTCGATTTCTGGAAATGGTAAGTAATAAGATAATTCACTGAAACAAAATTACCTCGCTGACTGTAAGAGGTTAatcttaatatattataaatgggGACGATATTGTGGACGATGCAATGCACAGCTAAGAAGCTGTACTAATCCTATGTGCAGCCTAGGTGGACTTCATGTCAGCAGATGTACACATCCTTCCGATAAAAATATGACCAGATGACAAAGCTATCTCAGTTATTTTCATCAGTACATATAACATTCGGATTTTGATTAACTGTATGACTGACTGCCATTGGTTAACCAATTAAAcatttgacagtaacaacttaTATCCTATTGATTGCTTACGTATCTAATAACTTATTCTCTAAATCAAAGTCTGATTGTGGAATTACACTACAGTCGAATACACAGAAGGAAGGCATGACCATCTTTACTTTCTATACCGGTATATAGTCTAGACATTCTGCTTGCAACGTGAAAGATGCACTGAGATTTAAGGAACAAATGAAGTCATTACTGAGCCAGCTCTTGCTTAGATCTCCTCATATGAATCTATCGTAATACGAAATGAAAAGTTAGACTTTACAACTCGTTTACAAAATGTTTTCTTCCTTTTAGTTCAATGTATTTCACAACTCTTACCAATGGACATATCTTTATGCAAACATTATCCACACTAATAAAGACACACCACATACATAATGTAATTTCTTATCTTTATATAAATAATTCTGGAATAGGAGGGACAATATTTTAGCTTATAATGTACCATGAAGAAAAGAAGTTAGTAACTATGGGAAGAACGTGAAGGAAAAAGCTATAATAAAGGAAGTGATGTAACAATTATAAAGACAGAAATTGgaataaattcaagaaaaatgCCCTGAATCAGGAATCATAACACGAATAATTCAGTAAGAATTTCATATATCAACATCATACATATTTTCAATCAAAAAATATCCTACATTAAGGCAATTTCATGGTCAGTGCATCTTTCATAGAAAATTAATCATTATGCAGCTATAAACATAAAGCACATTGTATAGCATTAGCAGGCACCGCAATTCAAACACAGACTGCTTTTGTGACGTTTTCATATCACAGACAATATATGGACTCCAATAGGCAATGTCACATGACATGATACAAAACTAACAACACAACTTAACATCTGTTTACACTAGCAAATCCTTTCACATTTAACACTGCACTTGAAAGTCCTTGAAGGATTATCTTCTATCCTGTGTTTAACGTGTATTCTTATACATAACTGCAGAGTTATCTGCTGATGGAATTAAAGTAACGAGTTGCAGTTCCCTAGATAGTCAAAAAATGAAGCTTTAACAGCCAAGGAggtaataggcctacagtttcagAGTCCACAGATATATGTAAATACTTTGTAGGTGTGGAAAGCATTTTCCAATAACGAATTGATCTTGTgaaagaatgttaaaatgtgaaaattcTATTGTACATCACAGTAATCTTATCACAGGATCATTTGTTATATGAGTTAAGTAGATCGATCTGATGTCTGACGAATGCTGAGTTTGTGGTTGTAAAACATCAAGTTCATAACACCACTCTCCACTAcaattttgtttgcatttatatcGACAATTTACGGCATTGTAAAATTTAATCCCTTGGTTTTTCCATAATTTACTTCCCATTCCTTAGCTTTCCTTTCTGTCAGTATGAGCTACCTATTCTACAATAAAGTAATAGCTTACACTGTACTGTATaactttttgtaataaattatgcgTGCATTTGTAATTTACAATACGAtatatgaaaactttaattttatcCCAATAACTTATCTGGATTCGCACAGAATCAATCAGAACACACTGTATATGAAATATGTTGTTTTTTCGCAGAATGTCGAGTTTCGTAATGCTaccatataaaatatttactggGAGTATTGCTACAATCCCTGAAGATAAATATTGTAGAATCGTTATTTTGTTACTGGTTCACCTTGTAAGccaaacaaatataatgaatccCATGCAAGTCGTATTGCTAATAATATGGAAGTGTATTCCAGATCGCAGAACTGGTTTTAAATGTTAAAGAATAACAGGACATAAGTTCCGTAGAAGTCTGTTCAGTGTTAACAACCCAACAACttatttgaaaacatgttaaagactagcaaaataaaaatacataccatTCAAGGGCACATGCTGGAGATATCTTCACATCATCCTTTCAGATATTACTGACGCACATAAAAGGGCAAACAGAAATCAGGTGCCCTATAATACTACGCAAATTATCCAAATCATGTACCTTAAGGACATACAAGAACAAACTGCATGTCTTAGCAACCGAAGAAAACATACAAATGCACAACCACATGAACAACCTTAAGCTTcaacaagaagaaatatattaggcctaatgtaCGTACCTTATGCAAGACAATCTGATACTTAACTATTGAAGTAAGCGTATTTAACATTAACTTCATATTTATCAAACTGAGGTACACATGCTTTAGAGAGTACACGAAAAATTTACTGTACACAGATCTATTACATCATCTTAAGTATTTCTGTGTGAGAAATTTACCGGCATAATACAGTACGCATTTTCTTCTATTTCAAAGATAATTTGCATAGGTCAGACGCACACTAGGTGACCATGAAAatacaggtaaaaaaaaaaatctcacatAGCACAATAGTAGTATTTTTAGACGGCTGAATTCAAGTCATAATAATATCCTATGGTGTTAAGTCTACTGAACAATAAGTCTGTTTCACCATACACATTCTCTTGAATGTGTGATGAAAGAAATGTGTAATgcaactacataattatgtacgTAACACATACATATGTGTTTATCCTATGTGTGCATAAAACCTAACCTCTCCAAAGCAGTGCCTCCCCATACAAAAGGCTTTCCTCATACATATCTctcatattacaaaatatgtacaATCAAATGGAGACATTTTCTGAAATGAATGTAACATCTGTCACACTTCTCTTAGCTCCTACGGTTTATAGCACATAACTGAACAGAATGCAGTAGCAGGTTTGCAATTTCGATATTgtaagtaaacatttttataaCAGACTAATACCGGTACTCCAGTATGAGATTTAGGCCTTAACAATCATAACATTAATGCGAGGTCAttaaggtaaaaaaaataaaatatctctaggaatgatcatttttatattaaaaatgtctgGAACTCTCTCACGAGATGGATGACGGATTATCTACATTGTGTAGACAGTCTATATTTGTGGGCTCAATCATTCAACACAGGGACAGCATACATTTACACACAATCAACAATAAGGTTTGGTGTGATATGGTGCTAAAAAATACAAACGTTTTGTTCGCATATAAAGtgtaaaatgcaataaaaatttacGACTGCCCAAAATTTGTGAACCTTTAGTttggtgataaaaaaaataataattactatggGCAAACATTCTAACTTTATGCAAGGCAGCTTTTGTCTTCTACCACTGACGACTAAAAATGTTCAAACTTTCACTACACAGCACCTAAAACTCTAGTTTGTTCTGTGGTTCGTTTATTCTACTCAACTCATAATATATGAATACTGAAAATTTGTATAACAGGGCTCAATTGCTTGCACTACAAATtacgaatttataaattttataataattggaCATACATTTTCTGGATTATTTAAATGGAGGAAATGGGATCCCTCCACCTCGTGAAATTCTAATTTCTTTGCAGTCTCCTTAATCTTATCAAGAATGATATGATAATTTTCGGGAGAATCAAACTTCATTCCAGGCTTCCCTTTGATATTTAATACTTCGCACGTAATCTTCGAGGCATATGATAAGGACATGTCCATGGATAGGAACCCGAGTGCTCCTACCTTAAGACGGCCATCACGCGAAAACCGGAAACTTTCACCTTTGCCATTGCAGTCGCCAGATTTGATTGGAACAGCTCCACGCCGCAACATGATCTCGCAGGACTCCTTTGTGAGAGAATCTTTGTACGCGTCGAGCATCAACTTCATCATCTCATCGTGTGTGTAGGAAGGCACAGTATCTTCGTTCAGACCCTCATATATCAAAAACTTATCGACGATGCCAGGAGTCTGCTGCACGAAATATGGAACAGGTCTAACAGAAGGGCCAGCTATGTCTATGCAGATGAGTTTCTCGACGTCCTGAGGGAAAGTCGCTGCATACAAGAAGCCTATTGTTCCCCCCAGTGAATGTCCAAGAATTGTGATCTTCTCCCATTTGTAGTGCTTCACTATCCGTCGGACGACTATTAGACCATCCCACCACATGTAATAGAACTGTCCTTTGGGATAGTGGGATGAGAATCCGTGGCCTGGAAGGTCTATGCAGAGAACTGGAGTGTGGACCGACAGCAGAGGTGCCAATGTGTCGAATGACCCGGCATTGTCTTGCCAGCCGTGGATTGCCAATATGGGCTGTTTGTCTTGAGAGCCCCACCACTTACCTGCAAGCAACGatacattcaaaatgaaaactcAATTATGTATGACATGAGACGATGTGCACATCATGAGCCAAACAGCCAGCTTGCCAGCTTTCCAAGCTAGAGACTCAGTTTCAAATTTCA harbors:
- the LOC138701032 gene encoding probable serine hydrolase, producing the protein MESFLEVKVPVPWGHISGKWWGSQDKQPILAIHGWQDNAGSFDTLAPLLSVHTPVLCIDLPGHGFSSHYPKGQFYYMWWDGLIVVRRIVKHYKWEKITILGHSLGGTIGFLYAATFPQDVEKLICIDIAGPSVRPVPYFVQQTPGIVDKFLIYEGLNEDTVPSYTHDEMMKLMLDAYKDSLTKESCEIMLRRGAVPIKSGDCNGKGESFRFSRDGRLKVGALGFLSMDMSLSYASKITCEVLNIKGKPGMKFDSPENYHIILDKIKETAKKLEFHEVEGSHFLHLNNPENVCPIIIKFINS